One window of Candidatus Woesearchaeota archaeon genomic DNA carries:
- a CDS encoding 30S ribosomal protein S6e, whose product MVEFKVVLSDPESGKSVQKEVKDTDARSFLNLKIKDKVNGELLGYTGYEFEITGGSDNCGVPMRRDVSGSIRKKILTVEGVGIKKKDPGIRQRKLVRGNTVHEKTAQINLKVTKKGNKPFIEEPKTEAGQEEKKEN is encoded by the coding sequence ATGGTTGAATTCAAAGTTGTGCTCTCTGATCCAGAATCAGGGAAATCCGTACAAAAGGAAGTAAAAGATACTGATGCTCGATCTTTCTTAAACCTCAAGATAAAGGATAAAGTTAATGGAGAATTACTGGGATATACAGGGTATGAATTCGAGATTACGGGTGGGAGCGATAACTGTGGCGTTCCCATGCGTCGTGATGTGAGCGGGTCAATACGAAAAAAAATCCTCACCGTAGAGGGAGTTGGCATTAAGAAAAAAGACCCAGGCATTAGGCAGCGTAAATTGGTCCGTGGCAATACCGTCCACGAGAAAACAGCCCAAATAAATCTGAAAGTAACCAAGAAAGGTAACAAGCCATTTATTGAAGAGCCAAAGACAGAAGCTGGGCAAGAAGAAAAGAAAGAAAACTAA